Genomic DNA from Dermochelys coriacea isolate rDerCor1 chromosome 12, rDerCor1.pri.v4, whole genome shotgun sequence:
ATATTATATGATTGCTCATACGAAAAGATATTAGGTGTTGGTTACAGGATGAGAagagaaagatttaaaaacatgtttctgTAAAAATCAGTGGATGAAACTTCGTAATGTTCAGGCTCAGCCGGGCTCCTACGTTTTTGTCTAACACTGGAACATTGAACGTTCTATAAGTTTAGGTTGCTTGTTGAGAATTATAGTACATTACTGTAATGAGAATAAAATACTGTTTTCCTGCCATCAGTCATTCTGGAGTAGCAGGTTTGGATGAGTCAAGATGAGGACGCTATAGTTGTGCTGTATAAGGAGAGAAGGCCATCCTCCCACACAGTGCTGTGCTCGAAAAAATGCTGCACATTTTTGCTAGATAAGTTGTCTTGTGTAtgattatttttatacattcttgGTGGAGTGTTCTAAAGTAATGCAAATCCCTGTTTTCCTGGGATCTAAAGGCAGATATTTGTCAAAGAATACTATGATATAGGGCATAGATTCTTGTATTGATGATATCCTCATTAACTGAGTTTTTTTTGAGAGATATTCTACTGTACATGTGCTTTAATTTGGTGAAGCTGTTTAGTTGGCAGACAAGTGAATGGGTGGCAGCCTATGCAGTTGGAGgtgggctttttttgttttttttgttcagttgTAATAATAGCTGAAGTTGAATCATTAAATGTTTTAGAGGGTAAATGTTTGTGCTTGGAGAAATGGTTCCTTTTTGCATTTCAGTGCTTTACCTACCCCTTCTCTACTCTCACAAGTTTTACACTGTTCTTCACTCAGGGTTCAGTTTTATATCAGACTAGTGGCATCTTCACTTAATTTGACATCTTCAGCATTCTCTGTGGAATGATTACATTTGCACTCATTTTGTCCTCTATCTAATGAACAATTCAAATTATGAAATATGCTaactttttatgtattttcttaaaataacCATTCTTCTATTCATTGTGTTTCTTTATGGAAAATactgatttattaaatattttctaaacCCTCATCTTTGAGCCATGGAAGTGGGAGCACTCTGTCATTACAGGCTTGGCTGTGCTGTTTTTTTGTTCCTGAAGTTGGTTTTCTGGTGATAACATACCCTCAAATCTCCAAAGATTATTATTAGtctttttattgcaagtcttttttttttttttgcaattggaCAACATTATCTTTCTAAGCCAATGAATATGGTAACAATCAAAATTTCTTGACATATTCAACTGAGTATTCTCAAATCTGTTGCTTCTATTTCACATGGATGTtgaattctgtttgctttttctaCATGTTACCGCTTTTGTGCAGCCTTTTAAATCTGTTTCAATTTCAAGAAAGAACTGAAAAGATTTTGTTAAAAGGAGACATTATTTAAAATCATTCTgatgcatcatttaaaaaaatcccacaaaagcACAGGTGACCACTTAATATTGTAGCTCTTAGACATGTTTGTATTGCTTTGCTtcacaatgcattttattttctttactcaTTGTTTATTGTTTTACAGTACAGTGAGTAGTTAAGCCTGTTAAAGAAAAAGGCTTCATATTAATGCTATATGTTTGCATATTCATAAATTACATAACAATATgtgcttctcttcctctttctcaagCATCCTTTAAAATTCAGGagacatttgtcttttttttttttttgttcagcagctgattttttttttactgtagtaGCAGAAGCCCACAGTGTTGTTGAGAGGCTTTGTCCTTATTTCACAGATGCACTGGGAATTGTTTTTAATCTCCTTTCTGCTTTCCCATTACAGATGGTGATGACGACCCACAACTCTCCTGGGTGGCTTCATCTCCCTCCAGCAAAGATGTTGCATCACCCACTCAGATGATAGGAGATGGGTGTGATCTCGGCatcggggaggaggaaggggggactGGCCTGCCATATCCCTGTCAGTTTTGTGATAAGTCCTTCATTCGCCTGAGCTACCTTAAAAGGCATGAGCAGATCCACAGTGACAAACTACCTTTCAAATGTACCTACTGTAGCCGGCTTTTTAAGCATAAGAGAAGTAGGGATCGCCACATAAAGCTTCACACGGGGGATAAAAAGTACCATTGCCATGAATGTGAGGCAGCATTCTCTCGCAGCGACCACCTCAAAATTCACCTGAAAACCCACAGTTCGAGCAAGCCATTCAAGTGTACTGTCTGTAAGCGTGgcttttcctccaccagctcatTGCAGAGTCACatgcaagctcataaaaagaACAAGGAACATATGGCAAAGACTGAGAAAGAGGTGAAGAAGGATGATTTTATGTGTGATTACTGTGAAGAGACATTCAGTCAGACAGAAGATTTGGAGAAGCACGTAATGACACGCCACCCACAGCTTTCCGAGAAGGCAGATTTGCAGTGTATTCATTGTCCTGAAGTATTTGCAGATGAAAATTCACTGCTTTCCCACATTCATCAAGCCCATGCCAACAAAAAACACAAGTGCCCTATGTGCCCCGAGCAGTTTTCTTCAGTGGAGGAAGTCTATTGCCACTTGGATAGCCACAGACAACCTGATTCCAGCAACCATAGTGTCAGCCCTGACCCAGTCTTGGGGAGTGTGGCATCTATGAGCAGTGCAACACCTGATTCAAGCGCATCGGTAGAACGAGGCTCCACTCCGGACTCCACTTTAAAACCGTTGAGAGGACAAAAGAAGATCAGATCAGtggaaagagaggaaggccagAATTGGTCTAAAGTCACCTATAGCTGTCCTTACTGCTCCAAACGTGACTTCAACAGCCTTGCTGTCCTGGAGATCCATTTGAAGACCATTCATGCAGACAAACCTCAACAAAGCCACACATGCCAGATCTGCCTTGATTCCATGCCTACGCTGTACAACTTGAACGAACATGTCAGAAAGGTGCACAAAAACCATGcatatcccatgatgcagtttaaCAACATTTCTGCATTTCACTGTAACTATTGCCCTGAAATGTTTGCGGATATCAATAGCCTACAGGAGCACATCCGCATCAGTCATTGTGGACCAAGTGCTACCCCTCAAGATGGTAACAATGCCTTCTTCTGTAACCAGTGCTCCATGGGTTTTCTGACGGAAGCATCCTTGACTGAGCATATTCAGCAAACTCACTGCAATGTAGGAAACTCAAAATTGGATTCCCCTGTCGTTCAGCCAACACAGTCTTTTATGGAAGTTTATTCTTGCCCTTATTGCACAAACTCCCCCATTTTTGGCTCCATCCTGAAGCTTACAAAGCACATTAAAGAAAACCACAAGAACATTCCTCTGGCACACAATAAGAAGTCAAAAGCAGAGCAGAGTCCAGTTTCTTCTGATGTTGAAGTCTCTTCCCCTAAAAGGCAGCGGCTTTCTGCCAGCTTAAACTCAGTTTCTAATGGTGAATACCCATGTAATCAGTGTGATCTAAAGTTCTCTAATTTTGAAAGTTTTCAAactcatttaaagttgcatttGGAGTTGCTTTTAAGGAAACAGTCTTGCCCTCAGTGTAAAGAAGACTTTGATTCTCAGGAATCTCTCCTGCAGCACCTCACAGTACACTACATGACAACTTCTACCCATTATGTATGTGAGAGCTGTGACAAACAGTTTTCTTCAGTGGATGATTTGCAGAAGCATTTGCTGGACATGCATACTTTTGTGTTGTATCACTGCACCCTTTGCCAAGAGGTTTTTGATTCCAAGGTATCTATCCAAGTACATCTGGCAGTCAAGCATAGCAATGAAAAGAAGATGTATCGTTGTACAGCCTGTAATTGGGATTTTAGAAAGGAGGTGGACCTTCAGATCCATGTAAAGCATAGCCATTTGGGCAATCCAACAAAGTCACATAAATGCATCTTCTGTGGAGAGACCTTCAGCACTGAAGTAGAACTGCAGTGCCACATCACAACCCACAGTAAAAAATACAACTGTAAGTTCTGCAGCAAAGCTTTCCATGCTATCATCTTGCTTGAAAAACATTTGCGGGAGAAACATTGTGTCTTTGATGCTGGGGCTGAGAATGGTACAGCTAATGGCATGACCCCAACTAATAAGAAGACGGAAACTGCAGACCTCCAGAACATGTTGATGAAGAATCCGGATACTTCAAACAGTCATGAGGCTAGTGAGGACGATGTAGATGCTTCTGAGCCGATGTATGGTTGTGATATTTGTGGGGCTGCCTATACCATGGAAGTCCTTTTGCAAAACCATCGTTTAAGAGATCATAACATTAGACCTGGGGAGGATGATTGTTCTAGGAAGAAAGCAGAATTCATCAAAGGTAGCCACAAGTGTAACATCTGCTCAAGGACCTTTTTCTCAGAAAATGGCCTCAGAGAGCATATGCAGACCCACCGAGGTCCAGCTAAGCACTACATGTGCCCCATTTGTGGGGAGCGCTTCCCATCCCTTCTGACCCTGACAGAGCACAAAGTCACTCATAGCAAGAGTTTGGATACGGGAACATGCAGGATCTGCAAAATGCCACTGCAGAGTGAGGAAGAATTTATTGAGCACTGCCAGATGCATCCAGATCTCAGAAATTCCCTCACTGGGTTTCGCTGTGTTGTCTGTATGCAGACAGTCACCTCTACCCTTGAGCTGAAAATTCATGGAACGTTCCATATGCAGAAATTGGCAGGAAACTCTGCAGCCTCTTCTCCCAATGGTCAGGCTTTGCAGAAACTCTACAAGTGTGCTTTGTGCTTGAAAGAATTCCGGAACAAGCAGGATTTGGTGAAACTGGATGTTAACGGCCTGCCATATGGCCTGTGTGCTGGATGCATGACCAGGGGTACCAACGGACAGTCTTCAGGCTTGACCCCCCAGGAAGTGAATGAGAGACCGTGTGGCAGTCTGAGGTGCCCAGAGTGTAGTGTCAAATTTGAAAGTGCTGAAGACCTAGAGAACCACATTCAGTTAGATCACCGAGACCTGACACCTGAGACTAGCGGCCAAAGGAAGGGTACTCAGACATCCCCTGTTCCCAGAGTAAGTACTGCTGAACTTTAGCATCTCTTATTGCACACAATATAGACTATTAGAGTAACTATACAAAGCATTTAATAGGATTAAAATGACCCAAAATTcaaattttataaaattaatagTAAAAGGAAATATCTTTTGAGAATGACCTGTGCTATAAACAAAGCGTAGCACTGCACAGGGAGAAAATAGGCATCACACAGATTTGCAGACTTCTTAGTTATGTATGGCAGGATATCAGGGTTCATACTGCAAGCCTACCTTCAAGTTTTCAGCAGAAAGTTGAGCTATATCAACGATTCATTCAGAAGTCAGGGTTTGTGCATAAGTTTGAGTATTTCTTGAGTTTGCAGATCTGCAGAAACTGGAGAGACTTTCATGGAAAAAGATATTTTCAGTATCCAGGAGAAAGGAATTCTAAGCAGTTCACTTTACCACATCCCAGGAATGAATTAATTAGAATGGATGGTAGGTTTGCAAGAGGCTTGTTTTCTTTATATAGCCTCTTGGCAGAGGTATCTACTTTATTTGTGGTGTTTGGTGAACATGTGACCAGGCACCAAatatgaggaggaggagattggAATGAAAGATTTAGTGAAAGACCCTCAAAACTTTGCATCGCCTTGCATAAAATTTGAGTCACTGCTTCAGAGAGTTTAGTTGTCTTGCTATATGACCTTGAGAGATGGATATGAGCCCTGCTTTCTTGGGGGGGTGGGTGGCTTtcctcactctgtgtgtgtgtgtgtgtgtgtgtctgtgtgtgagagagaaagagagagagagagagagacctggaaAAACCAATGGGTAAGAAAGATACTTCCTtacaaaaattcaaaaaagaaatataaacagtATTTTTATGGCTCAGGTGCCATACTGGCCACATTGACACTCAAATAATTATTAGCAGCTGTT
This window encodes:
- the ZNF423 gene encoding zinc finger protein 423 isoform X7; this encodes MSRRKQAKPRSVKGGLGGELENEVKDSRALEERNSVTSQEERNEEDEDMEDESIYTCDNCQQDFDSLADLTEHRANHCPGGCLFQTAAELYMEIASLEAADFSKLLYDGDDDPQLSWVASSPSSKDVASPTQMIGDGCDLGIGEEEGGTGLPYPCQFCDKSFIRLSYLKRHEQIHSDKLPFKCTYCSRLFKHKRSRDRHIKLHTGDKKYHCHECEAAFSRSDHLKIHLKTHSSSKPFKCTVCKRGFSSTSSLQSHMQAHKKNKEHMAKTEKEVKKDDFMCDYCEETFSQTEDLEKHVMTRHPQLSEKADLQCIHCPEVFADENSLLSHIHQAHANKKHKCPMCPEQFSSVEEVYCHLDSHRQPDSSNHSVSPDPVLGSVASMSSATPDSSASVERGSTPDSTLKPLRGQKKIRSVEREEGQNWSKVTYSCPYCSKRDFNSLAVLEIHLKTIHADKPQQSHTCQICLDSMPTLYNLNEHVRKVHKNHAYPMMQFNNISAFHCNYCPEMFADINSLQEHIRISHCGPSATPQDGNNAFFCNQCSMGFLTEASLTEHIQQTHCNVGNSKLDSPVVQPTQSFMEVYSCPYCTNSPIFGSILKLTKHIKENHKNIPLAHNKKSKAEQSPVSSDVEVSSPKRQRLSASLNSVSNGEYPCNQCDLKFSNFESFQTHLKLHLELLLRKQSCPQCKEDFDSQESLLQHLTVHYMTTSTHYVCESCDKQFSSVDDLQKHLLDMHTFVLYHCTLCQEVFDSKVSIQVHLAVKHSNEKKMYRCTACNWDFRKEVDLQIHVKHSHLGNPTKSHKCIFCGETFSTEVELQCHITTHSKKYNCKFCSKAFHAIILLEKHLREKHCVFDAGAENGTANGMTPTNKKTETADLQNMLMKNPDTSNSHEASEDDVDASEPMYGCDICGAAYTMEVLLQNHRLRDHNIRPGEDDCSRKKAEFIKGSHKCNICSRTFFSENGLREHMQTHRGPAKHYMCPICGERFPSLLTLTEHKVTHSKSLDTGTCRICKMPLQSEEEFIEHCQMHPDLRNSLTGFRCVVCMQTVTSTLELKIHGTFHMQKLAGNSAASSPNGQALQKLYKCALCLKEFRNKQDLVKLDVNGLPYGLCAGCMTRGTNGQSSGLTPQEVNERPCGSLRCPECSVKFESAEDLENHIQLDHRDLTPETSGQRKGTQTSPVPRKKTYQCIKCQMTFENEREIQIHVANHMIEEGINHECKLCNQMFDSPAKLLCHLIEHSFEGMGGTFKCPVCFTVFVQANKLQQHIFAVHGQEDKIYDCSQCPQKFFFQTELQNHTLSQHAQ
- the ZNF423 gene encoding zinc finger protein 423 isoform X8; the encoded protein is MSRRKQAKPRSVKVEEGESSDFALNWDSSVTQSGGLGGELENEVKDSRALEERNSVTSQEERNEEDEDMEDESIYTCDNCQQDFDSLADLTEHRANHCPGDGDDDPQLSWVASSPSSKDVASPTQMIGDGCDLGIGEEEGGTGLPYPCQFCDKSFIRLSYLKRHEQIHSDKLPFKCTYCSRLFKHKRSRDRHIKLHTGDKKYHCHECEAAFSRSDHLKIHLKTHSSSKPFKCTVCKRGFSSTSSLQSHMQAHKKNKEHMAKTEKEVKKDDFMCDYCEETFSQTEDLEKHVMTRHPQLSEKADLQCIHCPEVFADENSLLSHIHQAHANKKHKCPMCPEQFSSVEEVYCHLDSHRQPDSSNHSVSPDPVLGSVASMSSATPDSSASVERGSTPDSTLKPLRGQKKIRSVEREEGQNWSKVTYSCPYCSKRDFNSLAVLEIHLKTIHADKPQQSHTCQICLDSMPTLYNLNEHVRKVHKNHAYPMMQFNNISAFHCNYCPEMFADINSLQEHIRISHCGPSATPQDGNNAFFCNQCSMGFLTEASLTEHIQQTHCNVGNSKLDSPVVQPTQSFMEVYSCPYCTNSPIFGSILKLTKHIKENHKNIPLAHNKKSKAEQSPVSSDVEVSSPKRQRLSASLNSVSNGEYPCNQCDLKFSNFESFQTHLKLHLELLLRKQSCPQCKEDFDSQESLLQHLTVHYMTTSTHYVCESCDKQFSSVDDLQKHLLDMHTFVLYHCTLCQEVFDSKVSIQVHLAVKHSNEKKMYRCTACNWDFRKEVDLQIHVKHSHLGNPTKSHKCIFCGETFSTEVELQCHITTHSKKYNCKFCSKAFHAIILLEKHLREKHCVFDAGAENGTANGMTPTNKKTETADLQNMLMKNPDTSNSHEASEDDVDASEPMYGCDICGAAYTMEVLLQNHRLRDHNIRPGEDDCSRKKAEFIKGSHKCNICSRTFFSENGLREHMQTHRGPAKHYMCPICGERFPSLLTLTEHKVTHSKSLDTGTCRICKMPLQSEEEFIEHCQMHPDLRNSLTGFRCVVCMQTVTSTLELKIHGTFHMQKLAGNSAASSPNGQALQKLYKCALCLKEFRNKQDLVKLDVNGLPYGLCAGCMTRGTNGQSSGLTPQEVNERPCGSLRCPECSVKFESAEDLENHIQLDHRDLTPETSGQRKGTQTSPVPRKKTYQCIKCQMTFENEREIQIHVANHMIEEGINHECKLCNQMFDSPAKLLCHLIEHSFEGMGGTFKCPVCFTVFVQANKLQQHIFAVHGQEDKIYDCSQCPQKFFFQTELQNHTLSQHAQ
- the ZNF423 gene encoding zinc finger protein 423 isoform X1, with the translated sequence MSRRKQAKPRSVKVEEGESSDFALNWDSSVTQSGGLGGELENEVKDSRALEERNSVTSQEERNEEDEDMEDESIYTCDNCQQDFDSLADLTEHRANHCPGGCLFQTAAELYMEIASLEAADFSKLLYDGDDDPQLSWVASSPSSKDVASPTQMIGDGCDLGIGEEEGGTGLPYPCQFCDKSFIRLSYLKRHEQIHSDKLPFKCTYCSRLFKHKRSRDRHIKLHTGDKKYHCHECEAAFSRSDHLKIHLKTHSSSKPFKCTVCKRGFSSTSSLQSHMQAHKKNKEHMAKTEKEVKKDDFMCDYCEETFSQTEDLEKHVMTRHPQLSEKADLQCIHCPEVFADENSLLSHIHQAHANKKHKCPMCPEQFSSVEEVYCHLDSHRQPDSSNHSVSPDPVLGSVASMSSATPDSSASVERGSTPDSTLKPLRGQKKIRSVEREEGQNWSKVTYSCPYCSKRDFNSLAVLEIHLKTIHADKPQQSHTCQICLDSMPTLYNLNEHVRKVHKNHAYPMMQFNNISAFHCNYCPEMFADINSLQEHIRISHCGPSATPQDGNNAFFCNQCSMGFLTEASLTEHIQQTHCNVGNSKLDSPVVQPTQSFMEVYSCPYCTNSPIFGSILKLTKHIKENHKNIPLAHNKKSKAEQSPVSSDVEVSSPKRQRLSASLNSVSNGEYPCNQCDLKFSNFESFQTHLKLHLELLLRKQSCPQCKEDFDSQESLLQHLTVHYMTTSTHYVCESCDKQFSSVDDLQKHLLDMHTFVLYHCTLCQEVFDSKVSIQVHLAVKHSNEKKMYRCTACNWDFRKEVDLQIHVKHSHLGNPTKSHKCIFCGETFSTEVELQCHITTHSKKYNCKFCSKAFHAIILLEKHLREKHCVFDAGAENGTANGMTPTNKKTETADLQNMLMKNPDTSNSHEASEDDVDASEPMYGCDICGAAYTMEVLLQNHRLRDHNIRPGEDDCSRKKAEFIKGSHKCNICSRTFFSENGLREHMQTHRGPAKHYMCPICGERFPSLLTLTEHKVTHSKSLDTGTCRICKMPLQSEEEFIEHCQMHPDLRNSLTGFRCVVCMQTVTSTLELKIHGTFHMQKLAGNSAASSPNGQALQKLYKCALCLKEFRNKQDLVKLDVNGLPYGLCAGCMTRGTNGQSSGLTPQEVNERPCGSLRCPECSVKFESAEDLENHIQLDHRDLTPETSGQRKGTQTSPVPRKKTYQCIKCQMTFENEREIQIHVANHMIGAAKTPYGETLPSFPAPALVERRTMKNVTAEEGINHECKLCNQMFDSPAKLLCHLIEHSFEGMGGTFKCPVCFTVFVQANKLQQHIFAVHGQEDKIYDCSQCPQKFFFQTELQNHTLSQHAQ
- the ZNF423 gene encoding zinc finger protein 423 isoform X5, which produces MSRRKQAKPRSVKVEEGESSDFALNWDSSVTQSGGLGGELENEVKDSRALEERNSVTSQEERNEEDEDMEDESIYTCDNCQQDFDSLADLTEHRANHCPGGCLFQTAAELYMEIASLEAADFSKLLYDGDDDPQLSWVASSPSSKDVASPTQMIGDGCDLGIGEEEGGTGLPYPCQFCDKSFIRLSYLKRHEQIHSDKLPFKCTYCSRLFKHKRSRDRHIKLHTGDKKYHCHECEAAFSRSDHLKIHLKTHSSSKPFKCTVCKRGFSSTSSLQSHMQAHKKNKEHMAKTEKEVKKDDFMCDYCEETFSQTEDLEKHVMTRHPQLSEKADLQCIHCPEVFADENSLLSHIHQAHANKKHKCPMCPEQFSSVEEVYCHLDSHRQPDSSNHSVSPDPVLGSVASMSSATPDSSASVERGSTPDSTLKPLRGQKKIRSVEREEGQNWSKVTYSCPYCSKRDFNSLAVLEIHLKTIHADKPQQSHTCQICLDSMPTLYNLNEHVRKVHKNHAYPMMQFNNISAFHCNYCPEMFADINSLQEHIRISHCGPSATPQDGNNAFFCNQCSMGFLTEASLTEHIQQTHCNVGNSKLDSPVVQPTQSFMEVYSCPYCTNSPIFGSILKLTKHIKENHKNIPLAHNKKSKAEQSPVSSDVEVSSPKRQRLSASLNSVSNGEYPCNQCDLKFSNFESFQTHLKLHLELLLRKQSCPQCKEDFDSQESLLQHLTVHYMTTSTHYVCESCDKQFSSVDDLQKHLLDMHTFVLYHCTLCQEVFDSKVSIQVHLAVKHSNEKKMYRCTACNWDFRKEVDLQIHVKHSHLGNPTKSHKCIFCGETFSTEVELQCHITTHSKKYNCKFCSKAFHAIILLEKHLREKHCVFDAGAENGTANGMTPTNKKTETADLQNMLMKNPDTSNSHEASEDDVDASEPMYGCDICGAAYTMEVLLQNHRLRDHNIRPGEDDCSRKKAEFIKGSHKCNICSRTFFSENGLREHMQTHRGPAKHYMCPICGERFPSLLTLTEHKVTHSKSLDTGTCRICKMPLQSEEEFIEHCQMHPDLRNSLTGFRCVVCMQTVTSTLELKIHGTFHMQKLAGNSAASSPNGQALQKLYKCALCLKEFRNKQDLVKLDVNGLPYGLCAGCMTRGTNGQSSGLTPQEVNERPCGSLRCPECSVKFESAEDLENHIQLDHRDLTPETSGQRKGTQTSPVPRKKTYQCIKCQMTFENEREIQIHVANHMIEEGINHECKLCNQMFDSPAKLLCHLIEHSFEGMGGTFKCPVCFTVFVQANKLQQHIFAVHGQEDKIYDCSQCPQKFFFQTELQNHTLSQHAQ
- the ZNF423 gene encoding zinc finger protein 423 isoform X4, which codes for MSRRKQAKPRSVKVEEGESSDFALNWDSSVTQSGGLGGELENEVKDSRALEERNSVTSQEERNEEDEDMEDESIYTCDNCQQDFDSLADLTEHRANHCPGDGDDDPQLSWVASSPSSKDVASPTQMIGDGCDLGIGEEEGGTGLPYPCQFCDKSFIRLSYLKRHEQIHSDKLPFKCTYCSRLFKHKRSRDRHIKLHTGDKKYHCHECEAAFSRSDHLKIHLKTHSSSKPFKCTVCKRGFSSTSSLQSHMQAHKKNKEHMAKTEKEVKKDDFMCDYCEETFSQTEDLEKHVMTRHPQLSEKADLQCIHCPEVFADENSLLSHIHQAHANKKHKCPMCPEQFSSVEEVYCHLDSHRQPDSSNHSVSPDPVLGSVASMSSATPDSSASVERGSTPDSTLKPLRGQKKIRSVEREEGQNWSKVTYSCPYCSKRDFNSLAVLEIHLKTIHADKPQQSHTCQICLDSMPTLYNLNEHVRKVHKNHAYPMMQFNNISAFHCNYCPEMFADINSLQEHIRISHCGPSATPQDGNNAFFCNQCSMGFLTEASLTEHIQQTHCNVGNSKLDSPVVQPTQSFMEVYSCPYCTNSPIFGSILKLTKHIKENHKNIPLAHNKKSKAEQSPVSSDVEVSSPKRQRLSASLNSVSNGEYPCNQCDLKFSNFESFQTHLKLHLELLLRKQSCPQCKEDFDSQESLLQHLTVHYMTTSTHYVCESCDKQFSSVDDLQKHLLDMHTFVLYHCTLCQEVFDSKVSIQVHLAVKHSNEKKMYRCTACNWDFRKEVDLQIHVKHSHLGNPTKSHKCIFCGETFSTEVELQCHITTHSKKYNCKFCSKAFHAIILLEKHLREKHCVFDAGAENGTANGMTPTNKKTETADLQNMLMKNPDTSNSHEASEDDVDASEPMYGCDICGAAYTMEVLLQNHRLRDHNIRPGEDDCSRKKAEFIKGSHKCNICSRTFFSENGLREHMQTHRGPAKHYMCPICGERFPSLLTLTEHKVTHSKSLDTGTCRICKMPLQSEEEFIEHCQMHPDLRNSLTGFRCVVCMQTVTSTLELKIHGTFHMQKLAGNSAASSPNGQALQKLYKCALCLKEFRNKQDLVKLDVNGLPYGLCAGCMTRGTNGQSSGLTPQEVNERPCGSLRCPECSVKFESAEDLENHIQLDHRDLTPETSGQRKGTQTSPVPRKKTYQCIKCQMTFENEREIQIHVANHMIGAAKTPYGETLPSFPAPALVERRTMKNVTAEEGINHECKLCNQMFDSPAKLLCHLIEHSFEGMGGTFKCPVCFTVFVQANKLQQHIFAVHGQEDKIYDCSQCPQKFFFQTELQNHTLSQHAQ
- the ZNF423 gene encoding zinc finger protein 423 isoform X10, coding for MSRRKQAKPRSVKGGLGGELENEVKDSRALEERNSVTSQEERNEEDEDMEDESIYTCDNCQQDFDSLADLTEHRANHCPGDGDDDPQLSWVASSPSSKDVASPTQMIGDGCDLGIGEEEGGTGLPYPCQFCDKSFIRLSYLKRHEQIHSDKLPFKCTYCSRLFKHKRSRDRHIKLHTGDKKYHCHECEAAFSRSDHLKIHLKTHSSSKPFKCTVCKRGFSSTSSLQSHMQAHKKNKEHMAKTEKEVKKDDFMCDYCEETFSQTEDLEKHVMTRHPQLSEKADLQCIHCPEVFADENSLLSHIHQAHANKKHKCPMCPEQFSSVEEVYCHLDSHRQPDSSNHSVSPDPVLGSVASMSSATPDSSASVERGSTPDSTLKPLRGQKKIRSVEREEGQNWSKVTYSCPYCSKRDFNSLAVLEIHLKTIHADKPQQSHTCQICLDSMPTLYNLNEHVRKVHKNHAYPMMQFNNISAFHCNYCPEMFADINSLQEHIRISHCGPSATPQDGNNAFFCNQCSMGFLTEASLTEHIQQTHCNVGNSKLDSPVVQPTQSFMEVYSCPYCTNSPIFGSILKLTKHIKENHKNIPLAHNKKSKAEQSPVSSDVEVSSPKRQRLSASLNSVSNGEYPCNQCDLKFSNFESFQTHLKLHLELLLRKQSCPQCKEDFDSQESLLQHLTVHYMTTSTHYVCESCDKQFSSVDDLQKHLLDMHTFVLYHCTLCQEVFDSKVSIQVHLAVKHSNEKKMYRCTACNWDFRKEVDLQIHVKHSHLGNPTKSHKCIFCGETFSTEVELQCHITTHSKKYNCKFCSKAFHAIILLEKHLREKHCVFDAGAENGTANGMTPTNKKTETADLQNMLMKNPDTSNSHEASEDDVDASEPMYGCDICGAAYTMEVLLQNHRLRDHNIRPGEDDCSRKKAEFIKGSHKCNICSRTFFSENGLREHMQTHRGPAKHYMCPICGERFPSLLTLTEHKVTHSKSLDTGTCRICKMPLQSEEEFIEHCQMHPDLRNSLTGFRCVVCMQTVTSTLELKIHGTFHMQKLAGNSAASSPNGQALQKLYKCALCLKEFRNKQDLVKLDVNGLPYGLCAGCMTRGTNGQSSGLTPQEVNERPCGSLRCPECSVKFESAEDLENHIQLDHRDLTPETSGQRKGTQTSPVPRKKTYQCIKCQMTFENEREIQIHVANHMIEEGINHECKLCNQMFDSPAKLLCHLIEHSFEGMGGTFKCPVCFTVFVQANKLQQHIFAVHGQEDKIYDCSQCPQKFFFQTELQNHTLSQHAQ